Sequence from the Deltaproteobacteria bacterium genome:
GAGCCTGTAAGGGACCGGGCTATGAGACCGTGGTGGGTTCACCGAAACTGACCGCGGCAAGTTCGGCCAAACTGACCACAGCGAGATCGGCCAAACTGACCGCGGCTGGCTCGGGCAAACTGACCAATAAGGCCGCGGTTGTCAAGAAGACGCAGCGGTAGCGCCACGGGGGCGGGGGGCGCTCGCGGGAAGCAGACGCGGCGGGCACGCCGAGGGCGGTGAGCTGACTTCGTTCACAGCGGGTGCAGAAACTGTGGTCTGCGCCAAACACCTATTGAGGCTCTGTCGTCGAGAAGAAACCTTTTGCGTTCGGCGTCATGAATGACCAGTCTGCTCGGACGAGCATCGCGCAGTTCCTGGCGAAGTACACGCCGGAGATCGCGCAGTTCGCTGTTGCCGCACGCTCCAAGTTGGCAGCGCGGCGCTGCAAGGTGGCATGTGGCGCGCAGCATGCGCGCCCTGCCGGGTTGCGACCGGACGATGATGACCTAGCGTGAGGTGACGGAAAATGGGCGAGACGCCGCGGCGCGGTGCGCCAATCGAATTCTGGTTCGACTTTGCTTCGGGCTATGCTTATTTCGCTGCGCTCGAGATCGAGGCGCTCGCCGAGCGGTACGGCCGGACCGTCGTGTGGCGGCCCTTTACGCTCGGCGCTGCGTTCAAGATTACGGGCGCGCAAGGGCTGAGTCGCACGCCGCTCAAGCGAGACTATGCGCGTCGCGACTGGCAACGCCTCGCCCGGCTCAAGGGCGTTCCGTTCAGCCTGCCGGAAAATCATCCCAGAACGGGACTGCCGGCGATTCGCGCCTTCTATCACGTCGAGCGAAAGGACGCGCACGCCGCCGCGACGTTGGCAAAGCGCATAATCACCGGCTACTTCCAGAACGGCCTCGATACCGACGATCCCGACGCCATCGCCAGGGCTGCGGCGCCCCTAGGGATCGACCCGGATACGCTCTTGGCAGGTATCGCTGATCCCGCGGTGAAGACCATCGCGCGCCAGCACGGCGAGCAGGCGGTTGCGCGCGGCGTGTTCGGCTCACCCTGGATCTTCGCGGACGGTGAGCCTTTTTGGGGCAGTGATCGGCTGCCAATGGTCGAGCGGTGGCTCGACAGCCCATGGTAAGCCATGCCTGCGCGAAGCACGCTCAATCGTAGAAGCGACGCATGCCGCGATTCACTGCCGATGACGACATCCAGCACGAAATGGTATTCCGGCCGGGCCGCGATCTCGCCGGCTTTGAGGAAGATGTCCGGTGCTGCCTCACCATTGAGCCCGACTTCGTTCTCATCGTCGCCGTCATGCACTGCAGTCGCGAGCCTGGCTACTGGAAGCAGCGGCTCACTAAACCCTAACCCGGCGCTCGATTGGTGATGCATTCCTGAAGTGGGTCTGGGCCAACCAGGCGAATCCCAAGCGATGCAGGACTGTTCACCTCACACCGCGAGGGGCCGGAGACGACTTCGAGGAGTTTCCGGATAATCCGGACTTGGCCGAATTCGACCGCGCTGATCGGAAGTTCGCTGCGGTTGCACGATCGAGTCCTAGCAAACCTACTGTCCTTAACGCTGTCGACTCCGACTGGTGGATCTTCCCGGCACAACCTGCGAAACACAGCGTGCGCGTTCGACAGCTGTGTTCCGACCACGTGCGGAGAGGTTTGCGATCCCATGGCCATCACTAACACCCGCTACGCTCGGGTGCTCGACCCCGAGGGCAAGCCCCTCGGTGCGCGAAGCGCTGGCGCTCATCAACGAAACTCTCGACGAGACGCTGGCCGAGCAGGAGGGCGACTTCGACGCCGACAGCCGCTGGGCGCTCGTCTGGTTCGAGCAGTCGGGATTCGCCGAGGGTGAGTACGGCGTCGCCGAGACGCTCTCCAAGGCCAAGAACACCAGCGTCGCTGGCATGGTCGAGGCGGGCATCCTGGCCTCCAGCCGCGGCAAGGTGCGGCGGCTCCGCCCCGACGAGTTGCCCGCCGACTGGGACCCGGAGGGCGAGAAAAGAGGGAAGAGGAGTGAGAAACGAGTGGGCGCTCAACTCACTCCTCTCCACCTCACTCCTCCTGCCTGGTCCATCGTGCACCACTTGATCCGCTCGCTCGAAGCAGGCGGGGAGGGCGCGGCGGCGGAGCTGGTAACGAACCCCTCGCGGTCGATCTTGAGCGGCAGCGCACTCAGGCCGCCGCCGTCCTTCTCCGCACGCCCCAGAGTTTTCGACAAGCACACCATTCCATTGCTCCCAGACCAGAGTGAGCAGCGCCTGGCGTCAGTCCGCGCACCCGACGGGCGACGAATTCCGTAGGCTCCGGCGGGCGACAGTTTCGTGCGTAGCGGCGTACAATTCCGCACACTCGCATAGCATCAGCATCCCCTCGGGGCGCCGGCCGCCACTGGTAGCGGCCGTAAAGATTGCCGACAACACAGCTACTTAGGAATCCGTTCATAAAGCTGCGCTTGAAGCTGGCAGCGGACTGGCATTGCACATGCTCCAAACGTCGGGCGCGCGACGGAGGGGCCGGCATGGACGAGTGTGCTTCACTTTTGATCATCGACGATGAGCGAGGGCCCACCGAATCCCTGCGGATGATTTTCAAGCCCTCCTACAAGGTCTACACCGCCGCTCGCGCCGAGCAGGCGCTCACCATCTTGCGCACCACCCCGATCGACGTGGTCACGCTCGACCTGCGCATGCCGGGGATGCCCGGCATCGAGTTGCTCGAACAGATCAAGGCCTGCGATCCCGATATCGAAGTCATCATCGTGACCGGCTACGCCGCGCTGGACACGGCGCTGCGCGGGCTGCGCCATCGGGTCTTCGACTACGTGACCAAGCCCTTCGATGTACCGCACATCGCCGACCTGGTGCGCCGGGCAGTTGGCCGGCGCCGCTCCACGCTGCGCCTGCGCAACATGAAGGAGGATTTCCTCGCCAACCTCTCCCACGAACTGCGCACGCCTTTGAGCGCAATCATCGGCTACAGCGCCATCTTGGCCGAAGAGCTGCAAAGCATGGTCAACCTCGAACAGCGCGTCGCCCTCGAACGCATTCAGGCGAACTCGCAAGAGCTTCTCAACCTGATCGAGGGCGTGCTGCTGCTCAACGCCCTCGACGCCGGCGAGGTCCCCCTGATGGTGGAGCCCTTCGATGTCAGCGAAAGCGTCCAACGCATGACCCGCCGCTTCGAAGCCGTGGCTTTTGCCAAAGGCATCGCGCTCAACGTGGAACTCGACGCTCACGACCTGTGGGCATTGAGCGACGAGGAGAAAGTCGAGCGCGTGATCGAGGCGTTGTTGGACAACGCCTTGAAGTTCACCACCAGCGGCCACGTCTGCGTCGCCGTGCGCCATGCCTGCGTTCCGGAAGCGGTGGAGATCGAGGTGACCGACACCGGCATCGGCATGGAGCAAGAAGAGATCATCCATGCCCTCAGGGGGTTGGAACAAAGCGACGCTTCGTCGCGCCGGCGTTATCGCGGCCTCGGCCTCGGCTTGCGTCTGGCCACGAGGCTGGTGGAATTCATCGGCGGCGACCTGCACATCCGCAGCGAGGCCGGTCGCGGCACCCGCTGCACCGTTACCATCCCGGCCCGGCGCGCCAGCGGCCTGGCCCCGGAACAGCTGCACTGAGCACCCACATCGAACCATCGGAAGCCTGACATGTTTGCTTACCTACTATGCCGAGATTGCCGCGTGCTCCACCAGGTCTACGCGGCCCATGAACTAGCTGCGGGGGCGGAGGTCTTCGAGGCGGCAGCCATCGCTTACGGCCGATTTCTGCTCGACCATCGCCATCACGCTCTGGAGCAAGTGCGCCGGGAAAGCGTTGTGGCATACGACAACGGCCCACTGTGGGACCCGGGTCACGCCGCTTACTTCGAGGTCGGCGATGGCGAGCACAGCTTCACCGTCAGCCGCACGCGCGCCTCGATCGAAGAGGCGCGAGAGCTGCAACTCATCGACGGCAGCATCGAACAGGCGGCGGTGGAACTGAGCGTGGAGGGGAGCGCGCTGCGGCGTGCCCTGGACCACCACTTCTTCCCGTACGCCCTGCGGCTGGCGAAGCTCGACCACTTCGTGGAGGCCGCGCGCGCGGTGATCGCCACGCTGCCGAGCGACACGATCGAGCCCGTCTTTGACGATGCCAACGATCCGGCGCTCAGCATCGCGCGCCTGCCCGACCAGAGCTGTATTGCGCTATTGGAGCGCTGCCTGGGTGTATTCGATGCCTGGGAACTCCCGCGGGTCGCCGCCTTCATCAGCGCCAATCGCGACGAGTATGGAGCGCTCGCCCTGAACGTGCGCCGCCCGGTGACGCTGCGGCCAATGAACGGGCGCCGAGCCCGAGTCGTAACCCCGTAGCCGCCGGCTCACGATCCGAACAGCGCCAGGAATTCGCGCGCCTCGTGGTTGTCCGGGGCGTGCTGCAGCACCAGCTCGTAGAAGCGGCGGGCTTCGGGGCCGACCTCGAGCTGGCGATAGTTGCGGGCGAGCGCGAGCAGCAGCTCAACACGGCGGCCTTTGAGGAAATCGGCGCCGGCATCATCGAGTAGGCGCTTGTACTGCTCGTTGGCCTTGCCGTACTTGCGCCCGCGCTCGTACAAACGCGCTAAGCGGTAGCGATACTCCGGCGCGCCGGGGGCGAGCGCCGCGGCATCGCGCACCAGGCGCGCGGCGGCAGCGTAGTCGCCGCGCTGCTCGTACACCGCGCTCAACCCCGCCAGCACGTCGGGATCGCGGCCACCGTAGCGGCGCGCCGCGGTCAGCGCCTGCTGGGCCTTAACGTTATCGCCGGCATTGAGCCAGCTGTAGCCGCTACGTTTGAGCGCCTCGGTACGGCGATCGTCATCGGCGGCCAAGACGGCGGCGCGGCCGTAGGCCTCGGCGGCCCCACGCCAATTGCCGCGATACTCGCGTACCCGCCCCAACAGCAGCGCGTCGGCAGCCGGCGCAGCCGCTGAGCGCAGCCGTGCGCTGAGGTCCTCCTCCAGGCCGGCAGCAACACGCGCCGCATCGTCCGGCCGCTGCGCATCTTGATAAGCCAGCGCCAGATACAAACGCACCTCGCGCTCCGCCGGCAGCATTCGCTGCGGCAAGGCCGGGTCCCAGAGGATCGCCAAGCGCAGCAGTTCGCGCCCGCGCAGGGGATCGATCGCCAGCGCTTGGCGGGCCCAGTCGGCTGCCCGCGCCTGGTCCTGGGCCGGCAGCAATCCCCAGTGCGTCAGGCCCCATTCGGCCGCAACCCGAGTCAGGCCGCGGTCGCGCGGCTGCAAAGCGACACCACGGTCAAACAAATCCGCCGCCGCGCGCACCACTTCCGGCGGTAGATAGAAGCCGTGGCGCACCTCGGCCAGACGGGCCAGCGACTGTGCCAGCCACACGTGCGGCCAG
This genomic interval carries:
- a CDS encoding 2-hydroxychromene-2-carboxylate isomerase — its product is MGETPRRGAPIEFWFDFASGYAYFAALEIEALAERYGRTVVWRPFTLGAAFKITGAQGLSRTPLKRDYARRDWQRLARLKGVPFSLPENHPRTGLPAIRAFYHVERKDAHAAATLAKRIITGYFQNGLDTDDPDAIARAAAPLGIDPDTLLAGIADPAVKTIARQHGEQAVARGVFGSPWIFADGEPFWGSDRLPMVERWLDSPW
- a CDS encoding hybrid sensor histidine kinase/response regulator — protein: MDECASLLIIDDERGPTESLRMIFKPSYKVYTAARAEQALTILRTTPIDVVTLDLRMPGMPGIELLEQIKACDPDIEVIIVTGYAALDTALRGLRHRVFDYVTKPFDVPHIADLVRRAVGRRRSTLRLRNMKEDFLANLSHELRTPLSAIIGYSAILAEELQSMVNLEQRVALERIQANSQELLNLIEGVLLLNALDAGEVPLMVEPFDVSESVQRMTRRFEAVAFAKGIALNVELDAHDLWALSDEEKVERVIEALLDNALKFTTSGHVCVAVRHACVPEAVEIEVTDTGIGMEQEEIIHALRGLEQSDASSRRRYRGLGLGLRLATRLVEFIGGDLHIRSEAGRGTRCTVTIPARRASGLAPEQLH